A genomic segment from Aegilops tauschii subsp. strangulata cultivar AL8/78 chromosome 1, Aet v6.0, whole genome shotgun sequence encodes:
- the LOC123494454 gene encoding fatty acyl-CoA reductase 2, chloroplastic-like, producing the protein MVMIEMDPLSLRQVPADMVVNATLAAVAKHAQALGAAPEMHIYHVGSSTAKPLIWRDMFTFFFQHFTRYPFNLASGQPIKVAPMRLFGSIEQFDSNVERDVLLWGTGETLSPRARMLFSKYAEKITHLARMYQPYGFYGCRFDIANTEALFAEMSVEEKAQFHFDVRSIEWKDYFTNVHIPGFLKHVMKGRGGSSIVGNK; encoded by the exons ATGGTGATGATTGAAATGGATCCCTTGTCCCTCCGTCAGGTTCCGGCAGACATGGTGGTGAACGCGACCCTCGCAGCGGTGGCGAAGCACGCTCAGGCCCTAGGTGCGGCACCGGAGATGCACATCTACCATGTGGGATCATCGACGGCGAAGCCGCTGATTTGGCGCGACATGTTCACGTTCTTTTTCCAGCACTTCACGAGGTACCCCTTCAACCTGGCGTCGGGGCAGCCAATCAAGGTGGCGCCGATGAGGCTCTTTGGCAGCATCGAGCAGTTCGACAGCAACGTTGAGAGGGACGTGCTGCTCTGGGGCACCGGCGAGACGCTCTCGCCTCGGGCGCGGATGCTTTTCAGCAAGTACGCCGAGAAGATCACCCACCTCGCCCGCATGTACCAACCCTACGGCTTCTATGGTTGCAG GTTTGACATCGCCAACACCGAGGCGCTCTTCGCAGAGATGTCAGTGGAGGAGAAGGCGCAGTTCCACTTCGACGTCCGGAGCATCGAGTGGAAAGATTACTTCACCAATGTGCACATCCCGGGGTTCCTGAAGCACGTCATGAAGGGGAGGGGCGGTTCCTCCATTGTTGGAAATAAATAA